The Nocardioides sp. S5 genome includes a window with the following:
- a CDS encoding phosphotransferase yields the protein MSAPRAVGVRLPYAAVPAAVRAWVEQELGSPVVGTAEQVGGMSPGCATRLTCADGTRAFVKAVGSELNPDTPGLFRREVAVLEHLGEHPLWAPLRASYDDGAWVALLIEDVEGRHPDFADDAELRAVLDGTDRLSEVLQERKVPQSVDLADIGERFRIWADTLATLADAPAATPVPDWLRTDPHGWADVLREQAARPMRHLTHWDIRIDNMLRRPGGDIVFLDWGMAARGPAWADPLLARLERMDEPWFDTSLATSPALAQAGDEAVTAFLAGMGAHLAVRSGVAVDVNLPTLNDFRIRESRRMLEAVARRTGRWSGPRRTTDLGAHEA from the coding sequence GTGAGCGCACCCCGCGCGGTCGGCGTACGCCTGCCGTACGCCGCCGTGCCCGCCGCTGTGCGGGCATGGGTCGAGCAGGAGCTGGGCTCCCCCGTCGTCGGCACGGCAGAGCAGGTCGGCGGCATGTCGCCGGGCTGCGCGACGCGGCTGACCTGCGCCGATGGGACCCGCGCCTTCGTCAAGGCGGTCGGGTCCGAGCTCAACCCCGACACCCCCGGGCTGTTCCGCCGCGAGGTCGCGGTGCTCGAGCACCTCGGCGAGCACCCGCTGTGGGCGCCCCTGCGAGCGTCGTACGACGACGGCGCCTGGGTGGCGCTGCTGATCGAGGACGTCGAGGGGCGCCACCCCGACTTCGCCGACGACGCGGAGCTGCGAGCGGTCCTCGACGGGACCGACCGGCTCTCCGAGGTCCTGCAGGAGCGGAAGGTCCCGCAGTCGGTGGACCTGGCGGACATCGGCGAGCGGTTCCGGATCTGGGCGGACACGCTCGCGACCCTGGCCGACGCACCGGCCGCGACACCGGTGCCCGACTGGCTGCGCACCGACCCGCACGGCTGGGCGGACGTCCTGCGGGAGCAGGCGGCGCGACCGATGCGGCACCTCACCCACTGGGACATCCGGATCGACAACATGCTGCGCCGCCCGGGCGGCGACATCGTCTTCCTCGACTGGGGGATGGCGGCCCGCGGTCCTGCGTGGGCCGACCCGCTGCTCGCCCGGCTCGAGCGGATGGACGAGCCGTGGTTCGACACCTCGCTCGCCACCTCCCCCGCCCTGGCCCAGGCAGGCGACGAAGCCGTCACCGCGTTCCTCGCGGGCATGGGGGCCCACCTGGCCGTACGCTCCGGGGTGGCCGTCGACGTCAACCTGCCGACGCTCAACGATTTCCGGATCCGGGAGTCGCGGCGCATGCTGGAGGCCGTCGCTCGTCGCACCGGCCGCTGGAGCGGTCCGCGGCGCACGACGGATTTGGGCGCGCACGAGGCCTGA
- a CDS encoding phosphotransferase yields MSRPESRTAPVTPYPVPHDRTARRLEWPFLPVNLRAYIEGKCGSPVVTATSQTSGFTPGFASVLVCEDGSRHFVKAASVKAQRMFADSYREEARKLAALPTGVPAPRLLWHLDDDWVVLGIEHVAARAPHRPWRAGDLDALLDSLEVVADVLTPAPAGLALDTAEADFAPLLDGWESIHRTRTDLDPAHLAEAEALARRYAEVVGGDTLVHTDVRSDNVLIDADGRALLCDWNWPVRGAAWFDSVAALIGPRGEGIDVEAVIAERRLLRDLDAETVDINLALYVGYFFAQCELPVPPTSPHIRDHQRWQGAVCWDWLSERRGWA; encoded by the coding sequence ATGTCCCGGCCCGAGTCCCGCACCGCACCCGTCACGCCCTACCCCGTCCCGCACGACCGGACCGCCCGGCGTCTCGAGTGGCCCTTCCTCCCGGTCAACCTCCGGGCCTACATCGAGGGCAAGTGCGGCTCACCCGTCGTCACCGCGACCTCGCAGACCAGCGGCTTCACCCCGGGCTTCGCCTCCGTGCTCGTCTGCGAGGACGGCTCGCGCCACTTCGTGAAGGCCGCCTCGGTCAAGGCGCAGCGGATGTTCGCCGACTCCTACCGCGAGGAGGCGCGCAAGCTCGCCGCGCTGCCGACCGGCGTCCCCGCGCCCCGCCTGCTCTGGCACCTCGACGACGACTGGGTCGTCCTCGGCATCGAGCACGTCGCCGCCCGGGCGCCGCACCGGCCTTGGCGCGCGGGCGACCTCGACGCGCTCCTCGACTCCCTCGAGGTCGTCGCCGACGTGCTGACCCCGGCTCCCGCCGGTCTCGCCCTCGACACGGCCGAGGCCGACTTCGCCCCGCTGCTGGACGGCTGGGAGTCGATCCACCGCACCCGCACCGACCTGGACCCGGCCCACCTCGCCGAGGCTGAGGCACTGGCACGGCGCTACGCCGAGGTGGTCGGCGGTGACACGCTCGTCCACACCGACGTGCGCTCCGACAACGTCCTCATCGACGCCGACGGCCGCGCGCTCCTGTGCGACTGGAACTGGCCCGTGCGCGGCGCGGCGTGGTTCGACTCGGTCGCCGCGCTCATCGGTCCGCGCGGCGAGGGCATCGACGTCGAAGCCGTGATCGCCGAGCGACGGCTCCTGCGCGACCTGGACGCGGAGACCGTCGACATCAACCTCGCCCTCTACGTCGGCTACTTCTTCGCCCAGTGCGAGCTGCCGGTCCCGCCGACCTCACCCCACATCCGTGACCACCAGCGCTGGCAGGGCGCGGTGTGCTGGGACTGGCTGTCCGAGCGCCGGGGCTGGGCGTGA
- a CDS encoding TetR/AcrR family transcriptional regulator yields MGQVAQRRARTTDAIITAARAVITEEGAAGLTLGEVARRVGMRTPSLYGYFTSRADLCDELFRRGWADFGAATAHLVPVEGTDLHTLLAEAMDVSVGWALSHPAEAQLMFWRPVAGWRPSPEAFAPAEAALGQAANALAGGQRLGLLDVAVDVEELVQVWAALTAGVISQQLSNEPGVAMAQGRTSRHRAALVRMYVEHYSSDRSAP; encoded by the coding sequence ATGGGACAGGTGGCCCAGCGGCGGGCTCGCACGACGGACGCGATCATCACCGCGGCGCGGGCCGTGATCACCGAGGAGGGCGCGGCCGGGCTGACGCTGGGGGAGGTGGCCAGGCGGGTCGGCATGCGCACGCCCTCGCTGTACGGCTACTTCACGAGTCGTGCGGACCTCTGTGACGAGCTGTTCCGGCGCGGCTGGGCCGACTTCGGCGCGGCGACCGCCCACCTGGTCCCGGTGGAGGGCACCGACCTCCACACGTTGCTCGCCGAGGCGATGGACGTCTCGGTCGGCTGGGCGCTCAGCCACCCCGCTGAGGCCCAGCTGATGTTCTGGCGCCCGGTGGCGGGATGGCGACCGTCTCCTGAGGCCTTCGCCCCCGCCGAGGCCGCCCTCGGCCAGGCGGCGAACGCCCTCGCGGGCGGCCAGCGGCTGGGTCTCCTCGACGTCGCCGTCGACGTGGAGGAGCTGGTCCAGGTCTGGGCCGCCCTCACCGCGGGAGTCATCTCCCAGCAGCTCTCCAACGAGCCCGGCGTCGCCATGGCGCAGGGCCGCACGTCGCGCCACCGCGCGGCCCTCGTCCGCATGTACGTCGAGCACTACTCATCCGACCGGAGCGCACCATGA
- a CDS encoding maleylpyruvate isomerase family mycothiol-dependent enzyme, whose translation MTTTTTPRAAALPQTDRDTARDLAAAEYATLLAMVDAFSEPDWDRPTDCTAWRVRDMVAHVAGAAEEACRLPVLLRHQVAALRGMCRGDGVLVDLLCQAQIADRAGLPDPDLAADLRRWAAGAPDGRRRQPALLRRTRMPAFAGLRPGSRMAYLLDVIYLRDTWLHRVDLHRATGVDMPVSSAEPEVVAQVVRDLDLEWTGPALVLDLTGRGGGRWCVGTGEPVAVVTEDAVALMRLLSGRSDECVLATDGDPSVADRLRATRVVF comes from the coding sequence ATGACCACCACCACCACACCTCGTGCAGCCGCGCTGCCCCAGACCGACCGCGACACCGCCCGCGACCTCGCCGCCGCGGAGTACGCCACCCTGCTGGCGATGGTCGACGCCTTCTCCGAACCCGACTGGGACCGTCCCACGGACTGCACGGCCTGGCGGGTGCGCGACATGGTCGCCCACGTCGCGGGCGCCGCCGAGGAGGCCTGCCGCCTGCCGGTGCTGCTCCGGCACCAGGTGGCCGCGCTGCGCGGCATGTGCCGCGGCGACGGGGTGCTCGTCGACCTGCTGTGCCAGGCCCAGATCGCCGACCGCGCGGGTCTGCCGGACCCGGACCTCGCCGCGGACCTGCGGCGCTGGGCAGCCGGGGCCCCGGACGGGCGGCGACGGCAGCCGGCGCTCCTGCGGCGTACGCGCATGCCGGCGTTCGCCGGGCTGCGGCCGGGATCGCGGATGGCCTACCTCCTCGACGTCATCTACCTCCGCGACACCTGGTTGCACCGGGTCGACCTGCACCGGGCCACCGGGGTCGACATGCCCGTCTCGTCCGCGGAGCCGGAGGTCGTGGCGCAGGTGGTGCGCGACCTGGACCTGGAGTGGACGGGGCCGGCGCTGGTCCTCGACCTCACCGGCCGCGGAGGGGGCCGGTGGTGCGTCGGGACGGGCGAGCCGGTCGCCGTCGTGACCGAGGACGCCGTCGCCCTCATGCGCCTCCTGTCGGGACGCTCGGACGAGTGTGTGCTCGCGACCGATGGAGATCCGTCCGTGGCCGACCGGCTGCGGGCGACCCGCGTGGTCTTCTGA
- a CDS encoding GNAT family N-acetyltransferase: MPALVLPTTSVRTSFLEAMDEFVAEGVELSQTAAWIDHNAPGWHDPQTFAAFVEAVRADALEETPRPEWHVPCTTLWWVDGEHYLGRLAIRHRLTDFLLEVGGHIGYDVRPTRRREGHATAMLRAALPWALELGIDPSLVTCDDDNVGSIRVIEAAGGELEDVRGDKRRYWVPTA, encoded by the coding sequence ATGCCCGCGCTCGTCCTGCCCACCACCTCCGTCCGCACGTCCTTCCTGGAGGCGATGGACGAGTTCGTCGCCGAGGGCGTCGAGCTCAGCCAGACGGCGGCCTGGATCGACCACAACGCTCCGGGCTGGCACGACCCGCAGACCTTCGCTGCCTTCGTCGAGGCGGTCCGGGCCGACGCGCTGGAGGAGACCCCCCGTCCGGAGTGGCACGTGCCGTGCACGACCCTGTGGTGGGTCGACGGCGAGCACTACCTCGGCCGGCTCGCGATCCGCCACCGGCTCACCGACTTCCTGCTCGAGGTCGGCGGCCACATCGGCTACGACGTACGGCCCACGCGCCGGCGGGAGGGCCACGCCACCGCCATGCTCCGCGCGGCGCTGCCGTGGGCGCTCGAGCTGGGCATCGACCCGTCCCTGGTGACCTGCGACGACGACAACGTCGGCTCCATCCGGGTGATCGAGGCGGCCGGCGGCGAGCTGGAGGACGTCCGCGGGGACAAGCGGCGCTACTGGGTGCCCACTGCCTGA